A part of Haliotis asinina isolate JCU_RB_2024 chromosome 10, JCU_Hal_asi_v2, whole genome shotgun sequence genomic DNA contains:
- the LOC137297801 gene encoding uncharacterized protein: MTEDRPVRVKMVMVGDKAVGKSSLGVFYILGSLPWYLPQIGQTGDKRIIKNGRHYIINLNDTGSGDEYDRLRPLIYPNAEVMLLCFSVDNKESLERIQTKYNGEVMLYCPRVPRLLVACKTDLRETCEETISYDEGVAMGNKLGLKYHETSVTNNTGVEECFSAAVEEAELYKLLIQRKPRRCTLL; encoded by the exons atgacgGAGGATCGACCGGTTCGAGTGAAGATGGTGATGGTTGGGGACAAGGCTGTGGGTAAATCCAGCCTGGGAGTGTTCTACATCCTGGGATCTCTGCCGTGGTATCTACCTCAGATAGGACAAACTGGGGATAAGCGAATAATAAAGAACGGAAGACACTACATCATCAACCTCAACGACACGGGATCAGGG GACGAGTATGACCGCCTGCGGCCGCTAATCTACCCAAATGCTGAAGTGATGTTGCTGTGTTTTTCAGTGGACAATAAGGAGTCATTGGAACGTATTCAGACCAAGTATAACGGGGAGGTGATGCTTTACTGTCCCCGGGTACCACGACTCCTTGTTGCATGTAAAACAG ATCTGAGAGAGACTTGTGAGGAGACGATATCGTATGATGAAGGCGTTGCGATGGGAAATAAGCTAGGATTGAAATACCACGAAACCAGCGTTACCAACAACACAGGGGTTGAGGAGTGCTTCAGTGCCGCG GTGGAAGAGGCCGAGTTATATAAACTGCTTATTCAGAGAAAACCACGGCGATGTACCCTATTGTGA